A window of Streptomyces gilvosporeus contains these coding sequences:
- a CDS encoding aldo/keto reductase, producing the protein MERRTIGAAALEVGAVGLGCMPMSWGYTASQRSGEGSLRAVHTALDRGCSLLDTADMYGPFTNELVVGRALKGRREDAFVSTKCGLLVGEQHVVANGRPGYVKRACDASLRRLGTDRIDLYQLHRADPEVPIEETWGAMAELVAAGKVRSLGLCAVGARAVRPPRAARSARRTGTGRRPGSRMHDDTLRQLERIQQVFPVSSVQAELSVWSRHALEELLPWCESRGVGFLAAMPLGNGYLTGTLTPGQGFEPEDLRARHPRFTAEMMAANQPVVAGLRRIGARYGATPGQVALAWVLAQGRHVVPVPGTKKERWAAQNAKAADLVLDREDLAEIAALPPARESWY; encoded by the coding sequence GTGGAGCGCAGGACAATCGGTGCGGCGGCCCTCGAAGTGGGCGCCGTCGGACTGGGCTGTATGCCGATGAGCTGGGGGTACACCGCCTCGCAGCGCAGCGGGGAGGGTTCGCTGCGGGCCGTGCACACCGCCCTCGACCGGGGTTGCAGCCTGCTGGACACCGCCGATATGTACGGGCCCTTCACCAACGAACTCGTGGTCGGCCGGGCGCTGAAGGGGCGGCGCGAGGACGCGTTCGTGTCGACCAAATGCGGGCTGCTGGTCGGCGAGCAGCATGTCGTCGCCAACGGGCGCCCCGGCTACGTCAAACGCGCCTGTGACGCCTCGCTGCGCCGGCTGGGGACCGACCGCATCGACCTCTACCAGCTGCACCGCGCCGACCCCGAGGTGCCCATCGAGGAGACCTGGGGCGCGATGGCGGAGCTGGTGGCCGCGGGGAAGGTGCGGTCCCTGGGGCTGTGCGCGGTGGGGGCGCGGGCGGTACGGCCGCCCCGCGCGGCCCGTTCCGCGCGCCGTACGGGCACCGGGCGCCGCCCCGGGTCCCGGATGCACGACGACACACTGCGCCAACTGGAGCGCATCCAGCAGGTGTTCCCGGTCAGCAGTGTGCAGGCCGAGCTGTCGGTGTGGTCGCGGCACGCCCTGGAGGAGCTGCTGCCGTGGTGCGAGTCCCGGGGCGTGGGCTTCCTGGCGGCGATGCCGCTGGGCAACGGCTATCTGACCGGCACGCTCACCCCGGGCCAGGGCTTCGAACCGGAGGATCTGCGGGCCCGCCACCCCCGGTTCACCGCCGAGATGATGGCGGCCAACCAGCCGGTGGTCGCGGGGCTGCGGCGGATCGGCGCCCGCTACGGCGCGACGCCCGGTCAGGTGGCGCTGGCGTGGGTACTGGCCCAGGGGCGCCATGTGGTCCCCGTACCGGGGACGAAGAAGGAGCGCTGGGCGGCGCAGAACGCCAAGGCCGCGGACCTGGTCCTGGACCGGGAGGACCTGGCGGAGATCGCGGCGCTGCCGCCGGCGCGGGAGTCGTGGTACTGA